One window from the genome of Lachancea thermotolerans CBS 6340 chromosome B complete sequence encodes:
- a CDS encoding fungal specific transcription factor domain-containing protein (some similarities with uniprot|Q12180 Saccharomyces cerevisiae YOL089C HAL9 Putative transcription factor containing a zinc finger overexpression increases salt tolerance through increased expression of the ENA1 (Na /Li extrusion pump) gene while gene disruption decreases both salt tolerance and ENA1 expression) gives MSNVMEKSPSLGTKANKANEFKRILEKIESLEKEVVGLAEQLRSNSLSASLQEKRRKRRARSSGKAWASKRRPTSISLQRVSSLDLLANVVLQVNSRGKPQGSKSEADESSGALKYAENFSLKEVPNFAYFGDFGVFSSYAILTPKGLEWIRSKSINCEEEIGYLGNWYSQFLQSKKSESLFPLPIALQPRPELAVLEALIQVFEKSRLHAMSFAFLDGIQALFKELLEGEAKSLKASKHIVLNVALALVCHFQQHSSKTPIEGMSSEVMETMQNLEALVEMEDNFISNALFYYHQVSIMPEGILTLQAMLALLAYTDFTGALHASYIMVTLAIRLAQDLGLHAEITYEGLDIAEDEKRRKMWGLCRYFDLKLSMILGRPPVVANYDTTTSFPNCGTYLGLLAEVCAGTSANPPTCELSFAKKLLHLVVKETGFDLYGGFHIFRLVRVASRVYSQLYAPSTAINLKKHLASAQALLTEMESFRLSLPDGVRPLSPVKKAVIADLFKVSNLPPTMTQVLIYSIHFLFYMNLMFIQKALFKTQVYLKENGEYSETPFYESVRTARHALSLVAETFEPDMNGYFKPFQWTISMAFFEVFVYTLSKQDDPQEFEHDVRLMAHVQCDFFTRYDSIDAVVGPCTQAHRQNALPSPNLQNNFKHMINVLRKTFSARFGRNVQLTPAQHDCLQYSASDIATTPDREMNSPSMNPFSGVDNMEFFGLDANMFGL, from the coding sequence ATGAGCAACGTTATGGAGAAAAGCCCATCTTTAGGAACAAAAGCTAATAAGGCCAATGAATTTAAGAGAATTCTAGAGAAGATTGAATCGCTCGAGAAAGAAGTGGTAGGACTAGCGGAGCAGCTACGGTCCAACTCTCTGAGCGCTTCTCTACAGGAGAAAAGGCGGAAAAGGCGAGCAAGGTCTTCAGGGAAAGCATGGGCCTCCAAACGCAGACCTACAAGCATCTCTTTGCAGAGAGTCAGTTCTCTTGACTTGCTGGCAAACGTAGTGCTTCAAGTCAACAGCAGGGGAAAACCACAAGGTTCGAAGTCAGAGGCAGATGAATCGTCCGGCGCACTTAAATACGCAGAGAACTTCAGTCTTAAAGAAGTCCCAAACTTTGCATACTTTGGGGATTTCGGCGTATTTTCTTCGTATGCCATTCTTACACCAAAAGGCCTGGAGTGGATAAGGTCAAAGAGCATCAACTGCGAGGAAGAAATTGGGTATCTGGGCAACTGGTACTCGCAGTTTTTacaaagcaagaaaagcgaGAGCCTTTTTCCTCTGCCCATTGCACTGCAGCCTCGGCCGGAACTCGCGGTTCTTGAGGCCCTCATTCAGGTGTTCGAAAAGTCGAGACTACACGCAATGTCCTTTGCGTTTCTAGATGGAATCCAGGCGCTCTTCAAGGAACTTTTGGAAGGCGAAGCAAAGTCTCTCAAAGCCTCGAAACATATTGTTCTTAATGTCGCTCTCGCGTTGGTGTGTCACTTCCAGCAGCACAGTTCGAAGACTCCCATCGAAGGGATGTCCAGCGAGGTCATGGAAACAAtgcaaaaccttgaagcGCTCGTTGAGATGGAAGACAACTTTATATCCAATGCCCTTTTCTACTACCACCAGGTTTCTATTATGCCCGAGGGCATCCTCACGTTGCAGGCGATGCTTGCGCTGCTCGCGTACACAGATTTTACAGGTGCTCTTCATGCGTCCTATATTATGGTAACCCTGGCTATCCGGCTGGCCCAGGACTTGGGCCTTCACGCAGAAATTACGTACGAGGGCCTGGACATTGCAGAGGACGAAAAGCGAAGGAAAATGTGGGGGCTTTGTCGGTACTTCGAcctcaagctttccatGATCCTCGGCCGGCCCCCTGTCGTGGCCAACTACGATACAACCACGAGCTTCCCCAACTGCGGCACTTATCTGGGGCTTCTCGCGGAGGTGTGCGCGGGGACGTCTGCCAACCCTCCGACGTGCGAGCTCTCGTTTGCCAAGAAACTGCTTCACCTTGTGGTGAAGGAAACCGGGTTTGACCTATACGGTGGATTCCACATTTTCAGATTGGTCCGCGTCGCGTCCCGCGTTTATAGCCAGCTCTACGCGCCCTCGACAGCAATCAACCTTAAGAAGCACTTGGCCAGCGCGCAAGCGCTGCTGACCGAGATGGAAAGCTTCAGGCTATCTCTGCCGGACGGAGTGAGGCCTCTCAGCCCCGTCAAGAAGGCGGTGATCGCAGACCTCTTCAAGGTCAGCAACCTCCCGCCCACCATGACTCAGGTACTGATCTACAGCATCCATTTTCTGTTCTACATGAACCTAATGTTTATCCAGAAGGCCCTGTTCAAGACCCAGGTCTACCTGAAGGAGAACGGAGAGTACAGCGAGACGCCGTTCTACGAAAGCGTCCGCACCGCGCGCCACGCGCTGTCGCTGGTGGCCGAAACGTTCGAGCCCGACATGAACGGCTACTTCAAGCCCTTCCAGTGGACCATCAGCATGGCCTTCTTCGAGGTCTTCGTCTACACGCTTTCCAAGCAGGACGACCCGCAGGAGTTCGAGCACGACGTCCGCCTCATGGCTCACGTGCAGTGCGACTTCTTCACTCGCTACGACTCCATAGACGCCGTGGTCGGCCCCTGCACCCAGGCGCACCGGCAGAACGCTCTTCCCTCTCCGAACCTGCAgaacaatttcaagcaCATGATCAACGTGCTGCGCAAGACTTTCTCCGCGCGTTTCGGCCGGAACGTCCAACTTACGCCCGCCCAGCACGATTGCCTCCAGTACAGCGCGAGCGACATCGCAACCACGCCGGACCGCGAGATGAACTCGCCCAGCATGAATCCCTTCAGCGGCGTTGACAATATGGAATTTTTCGGCCTGGATGCCAACATGTTCGGCTTGTGA
- the YOR1 gene encoding ATP-binding cassette transporter YOR1 (similar to uniprot|P53049 Saccharomyces cerevisiae YGR281W YOR1 Plasma membrane transporter of the ATP-binding cassette (ABC) family mediates export of many different organic anions including oligomycin), protein MISSTSTSSDSGSEKDHVISIHAHNAPQARKLAAETGAGAGDTAGVGAAIDAGVAAEAADASSVASSTVDQNRPETFLNSDDLERVTDSEIYPQKRLFSLLHTRKIPQIPLPEERKTYPLYHTNPIYYAFFWWVFPIIRIGYKRTLQPNDLWAMDNRISIEAIYATFTKYMDHYTEIARQNYAQEHPEASPEDVRENTTLSKHALFKALLRTFKLQYFFALIAMSLSNATSAFIPMVTKRLIRFVEEKALVPGLKVNAGVGYAIGASIMMLLNAILLNHSFHLAQLTGVQVKSILIKAILNKSFKLSGYSKHKFPNGKITSVMSTDLSRLELAIMFQPLLGAFFVAVIICIVQLIVNLGPVALVGVGIFAAAMVGSAYAFKRMINVRKTTNQFTDARVTLMREIMNSMKMIKFYAWEDAYEKNVNDVRTLEIRQTRIMQFTRNFVTALAVCLPSLASMVTFLVMYKVNNNGRNPADIFSSLSLFQVLSIQMFFLPMALGTGVDGSIALNRVQEILEAGEEDQDIEKTCLPMDDEKHALKLVNASFQWENFEVEEAKDVAKAKQAEDDKKNRKDKKHNAHEVKTNDSDSTADSKKAPNVTFKGFDNLNIQITKGELVIVTGSVGTGKSSLLYALSGFMKKTGGDIYKDGTMLLCGYPWIQNATVRDNILFGSPYNEARYNEIIRVCSLQADLELLPAGDRTEIGERGITLSGGQKARINLARAVYKKKDIYLFDDVLSAVDARVGKHIMDECLMGKLEGSTRVLATHQLSLIARASKVIYIDLDGSVDVGSVEELKKRKPGFVNLMQYSNHSESEKKPGEVEEEKRQEAGAGAQPVRPEIDSRQSELEASELKKQVSKRSQLQDEQKGVAPDGRLTSKEERAVNSISYKVYQQYITAGVGKKGFLMLPIYLMLLAVSTFSLLFSSVWLSFWTENKFKHKKTPFYMGMYTFFVFFNYFVTTSQFSLICYIGLSAAKRLNLKAVQRLLHTPMSFLDTTPIGRVLNRFTKDTDTVDTELTESVRLFVFQLSNIVGVIVMCIIYLPWFAIAVPFLMLVFVGVADHYQSSSREIKRLEAVQRSHVFNNFNEVLGGMDTIRAYRGERRFLTKSDFLTNKMNEAGYLVVAIQRWVAIALDMIAMAFALIVTLLCVTRQFHISAASVGVLLTYVLQLPGLLNMLLRAMTQGENDMNSTERLISYATELPLEAAYRRPEMSPPAEWPTDGRIEFDHVSLAYRPGLPLVLKDVTLHVAAGEKIGICGRTGAGKSTIMSALYRMCELHDGSITIDGVDISTLGLYDLRSKLSIIPQDPVMFKGDVRKNLDPFHERTDDELWHALVRGGAIPAESLATVRAQTHENAGSLSNMHKFHLQQEVEEDGTNFSLGERQLLALTRALVRQSKILILDEATSSVDYETDAKIQTRIVEAFSNCTILCIAHRLNTILDYDRILVLDQGRVCEFDTPAALYARGGVFTEMCDRSGITRDDFNTRHH, encoded by the coding sequence ATGATTTCCTCCACTAGCACGTCGTCAGACAGCGGCTCCGAGAAAGATCATGTCATCTCCATCCACGCACACAACGCGCCGCAGGCTCGCAAGTTAGCTGCCGAGACCGGCGCGGGAGCGGGCGACACCGCGGGCGTTGGCGCAGCCATTGACGCCGGCGTCGCCGCAGAGGCCGCCGACGCGAGCAGCGTGGCGTCTAGCACAGTGGACCAGAACAGACCGGAGACGTTTCTCAACAGCGACGACTTGGAGCGTGTAACAGACTCCGAGATCTACCCTCAGAAACGTCTCTTCAGCCTGCTGCACACGCGCAAAATTCCCCAGATCCCCCTGCCCGAGGAGCGCAAAACGTACCCGCTGTACCACACTAACCCAATCTACTACGCGTTTTTCTGGTGGGTGTTCCCTATTATCCGTATTGGATACAAGCGTACGTTGCAACCCAATGATCTGTGGGCCATGGATAACCGCATATCCATCGAAGCCATATACGCGACTTTCACCAAATACATGGACCACTACACCGAGATTGCGCGCCAGAACTACGCCCAAGAGCACCCAGAAGCCTCGCCGGAGGATGTACGCGAAAACACTACTCTCTCGAAGCACGCACTTTTCAAAGCGCTTCTGCGCACTTTCAAGTTGCAGTATTTCTTCGCGCTTATTGCAATGTCGCTTTCGAACGCGACCTCGGCGTTCATTCCTATGGTCACCAAACGTTTAATTAGATTTGTGGAGGAGAAAGCATTAGTGCCTGGCTTGAAAGTCAACGCTGGTGTCGGCTACGCGATTGGTGCTAGTATTATGATGTTGCTCAATGCAATTCTTCTGAACCACTCGTTCCATCTTGCGCAGCTCACGGGTGTGCAGGTCAAATCCATTCTCATCAAGGCCATTCTAAACaaatctttcaagctttcaggATACTCCAAGCACAAGTTCCCTAACGGAAAGATCACCTCGGTCATGTCCACGGACTTGTCTCGTTTGGAGCTTGCCATCATGTTCCAGCCTCTGCTCGGTGCCTTCTTCGTTGCCGTAATCATCTGTATTGTCCAGTTGATTGTCAACCTAGGCCCAGTTGCGCTGGTGGGTGTTGGCATCTTCGCCGCAGCGATGGTTGGATCTGCTTATGCCTTCAAAAGGATGATCAATGTGAGGAAAACCACAAACCAGTTCACGGACGCCAGAGTCACACTCATGCGCGAAATTATGAACAGTATGAAGATGATCAAATTCTATGCTTGGGAAGATGCCTATGAGAAGAACGTTAACGACGTTCGTACTTTAGAAATCCGCCAGACAAGGATAATGCAGTTCACGAGAAACTTCGTGACCGCGCTGGCTGTATGTTTGCCCAGTTTGGCCTCAATGGTCACCTTTTTGGTAATGTACAAAGTGAACAACAACGGCAGAAACCCTGCCGACATATTCTCCTCTCTTTCCCTTTTCCAAGTGCTGAGTATCCAAATGTTCTTTTTGCCCATGGCTTTAGGCACTGGTGTTGATGGGTCAATTGCACTAAATCGTGTTCAGGAAATTTTGGAAGCCGGCGAAGAAGATCAGgacattgaaaagacaTGCTTGCCAATGGACGACGAAAAGCACGCCTTGAAGTTAGTCAATGCGTCTTTCCAATGGGAGAACTTCGAAGTCGAAGAGGCCAAGGACGTGGCCAAGGCGAAGCAAGCAGAGGACGACAAGAAAAATCGTAAGGATAAAAAGCACAATGCACATGAAGTAAAGACGAATGATTCAGATTCGACAGCTGACTCCAAGAAAGCGCCAAATGTTACGTTTAAGGGGTTTGACAACCTGAACATCCAAATTACTAAAGGTGAACTAGTCATAGTCACTGGCTCTGTTGGTACAGGTAAGTCTTCCCTGCTCTATGCCCTCTCAGGATTTATGAAGAAAACTGGGGGCGATATTTATAAGGACGGCACCATGCTGTTGTGTGGGTACCCTTGGATCCAAAACGCCACTGTCAGAGACAATATTCTGTTTGGTTCTCCTTATAACGAAGCTCGTTACAACGAAATCATCAGGGTGTGCTCACTACAAGCCGACCTTGAACTGCTGCCGGCGGGAGACCGCACTGAGATTGGAGAGCGTGGTATCACACTTTCTGGTGGCCAAAAAGCGCGTATCAACCTCGCTCGTGCAGTatacaagaaaaaagacATCTACCTATTTGACGACGTTTTGAGTGCTGTTGACGCCCGTGTGGGTAAGCACATCATGGACGAGTGTTTGATGGGCAAGCTGGAAGGGAGCACCAGGGTTCTGGCGACTCACCAGCTCAGTCTGATCGCTAGGGCTTCCAAGGTTATCTATATCGATCTCGACGGCAGCGTTGATGTTGGGTCTGTTGAggaattgaagaaaaggaagcCTGGGTTCGTGAATCTCATGCAGTACTCGAACCACTCCGAAtccgagaagaagccagGCGAGgtcgaagaagagaaaagacaAGAGGCGGGTGCGGGCGCTCAGCCAGTCCGCCCCGAAATCGACTCTCGTCAAAGCGAGCTCGAGGCCTctgagctcaagaagcaagTGAGCAAACGGTCCCAGCTTCAAGACGAACAGAAGGGCGTAGCGCCCGACGGCCGTCTGACCTCCAAGGAGGAGCGCGCTGTGAACTCCATCAGCTACAAGGTTTATCAGCAGTACATCACCGCTGGTGTCGGCAAAAAGGGATTTTTAATGCTGCCGATCTACCTCATGCTGCTGGCAGTGAGCACGTTCTCGCTGCTGTTCTCGTCGGTGTGGCTGTCGTTCTGGACGGagaacaagttcaagcacaaGAAGACGCCCTTCTATATGGGCATGTACACGTTCTTTGTGTTTTTCAACTACTTTGTCACCACCTCGCAGTTCTCGCTGATCTGCTACATCGGGCTGAGCGCCGCCAAGCGACTCAACCTGAAGGCCGTTCAGAGGCTGCTGCACACACCCATGTCGTTCCTGGACACCACGCCCATCGGGCGGGTGCTCAACCGCTTCACCAAGGACACGGACACCGTGGACACGGAGCTGACGGAGAGTGTGCGTCTGTTCGTGTTCCAGCTGTCGAACATCGTGGGCGTCATAGTGATGTGCATCATCTACCTGCCGTGGTTCGCGATCGCGGTGCCGTTCCTGATGCTTGTGTTTGTCGGCGTCGCGGACCACTACCAGAGCTCGAGTCGTGAGATCAAGCGGCTGGAGGCGGTGCAGCGGTCGCACGtgttcaacaacttcaacgaGGTGCTGGGCGGCATGGACACGATCCGCGCGTACCGCGGCGAGCGCCGCTTCCTCACGAAGTCCGACTTCCTGACCAACAAGATGAACGAAGCCGGCTACCTGGTCGTGGCGATACAGCGTTGGGTGGCGATCGCGCTGGACATGATCGCGATGGCTTTCGCGCTGATCGTCACGCTGCTGTGTGTGACGCGCCAGTTCCACATCTCCGCCGCGTCGGTCGGAGTGCTGCTGACGTACGTGCTGCAGTTGCCCGGCCTCCTGAACATGCTTCTGCGTGCGATGACGCAGGGCGAGAACGACATGAACAGCACGGAGCGGCTGATATCGTACGCCACGGAGCTGCCGCTGGAGGCCGCGTACCGCCGGCCCGAAATGAGTCCGCCGGCCGAGTGGCCGACCGACGGCCGCATTGAGTTCGACCACGTAAGCCTGGCCTACCGCCCCGGCCTGCCGCTCGTGCTGAAGGACGTCACCCTGCACGTCGCCGCCGGCGAGAAGATCGGCATCTGCGGCCGCACGGGTGCGGGTAAGTCGACCATCATGAGCGCGCTGTACCGCATGTGCGAGCTGCACGACGGTTCCATCACCATCGACGGCGTCGACATCTCGACCCTCGGTCTCTACGACCTGCGGAGCAAGCTGTCGATCATCCCGCAGGATCCGGTCATGTTCAAGGGCGACGTGCGCAAGAACCTGGACCCATTCCACGAGCGCACGGACGACGAGCTGTGGCACGCGCTGGtgcgcggcggcgccaTCCCCGCGGAGAGCCTCGCCACCGTGCGCGCCCAGACCCACGAGAACGCCGGCTCGCTCAGCAACATGCACAAGTTCCACCTGCAGCAGGAGGTCGAGGAGGACGGCACCAACTTCTCGCTGGGTGAGCGCcagctgctggcgctgaCCCGCGCGCTGGTGCGCCAGTCGAAGATCCTCATTCTGGACGAGGCCACCTCCTCCGTGGACTACGAGACGGATGCCAAGATCCAGACCCGCATTGTCGAGGCCTTCTCGAACTGCACCATTCTGTGCATCGCGCACCGTTTGAACACCATTCTGGACTACGACCGCATTCTGGTGCTGGACCAGGGGCGCGTCTGCGAGTTCGACACGCCAGCCGCGCTGTATgcgcgcggcggcgtcTTCACGGAGATGTGTGACCGTTCCGGAATCACGCGCGACGACTTCAACACCCGCCACCACTAG